Proteins encoded by one window of Amaranthus tricolor cultivar Red isolate AtriRed21 chromosome 4, ASM2621246v1, whole genome shotgun sequence:
- the LOC130810937 gene encoding uncharacterized protein LOC130810937 has translation MAITEEEDRIQKKEKYKEAKWAAKKAVAEAKERAFEAFYQKLDTKEGEKYIFKLAKARSRQKKDLGTVKFIKDEGGRVLLKQEDIKMRWHQYFSQLLNETRGLKEESRQTLDIQRTQKHGWIMDITMVEVGEALKTMGGSKVVGPDNIPIENKGDAQVCGNYRGIRLLSYTIKLWERVIEKRIRRETVIKENQFRFMPERSTTEAIHLLRRLMKKYRERKKDLHLVFINLEKVYDSIPQSIIWDSLKNRGISQKYIEVIKDMYDRVSNNIHTPVGIPESFLIKVGLHQGSTLSPFIFTVVMEEISKSIWETVPWSMLFTDDIVLVAETKEEANSKLEEWREALEGKGLRISRTKTEYLRCNFSGTESIGDLEVTIEGEVVACTSKFKYLGSTDVVIWDRILACKEGFRTEDERNKNANAGIDVWLRWFGHMQRKTHDTPIRRIECIIVEGKRSRGKPRRMWEEQFKSDLHELHLSKDLIKDRAIGGASSTS, from the exons ATGGCTATCACGGAGGAGGAGGATAGGATACAAAAGAAGGAGAAGTATAAAGAAGCAAAATGGGCGGCAAAGAAAGCAGTAGCGGAGGCAAAAGAGCGCGCATTTGAAGCCTTTTATCAaaagcttgataccaaagagggggagaagtatatttttaagttggcaaaaGCAAGATCTAGGCAGAAGAAGGATTTAGGGACAGTGAAGTTCATTAAGGATGAAGGTGGACGAGTACTCCTTAAACAAGAGGACATCAAGATGAGATGGCATCAATATTTTTCCCAACTGCTCAATGAGACTAGGGGTCTAAAGGAGGAAAGTCGACAAACTTTGGACATCCAAAGAACACAGAAACATGGGTGGATTATGGATATTACCATGGTggaagtaggagaagctctcaaaacAATGGGGGGATCAAAGGTAGTTGGACCTGATAACATTCCGATTGAG AACAAAGGCGATGCACAAGTATGCGGGAATTATAGAGGGATCAGACTTCTAAGCTACACTATAAaactgtgggaaagagtgattgaGAAAAGAATTAGACGAGAGACGGTAATTAAAGAGAACCAATTCAGATTCATGCCAGAAAGATCAACCACCGAggcaattcatcttttgaggaGATTGATGAAAAAATATAGAGAGCGAAAGAAGGATTTGCATCTGGTGTTCATTAACCTTGAGAAAGTGTACGATAGCATACCACAAAGCATTatttgggatagcctcaagaatAGAGGTATTTCACAGAAGTATATTGAGGTAATAAAggacatgtatgacagagtGTCGAATAACATACATACACCGGTGGGTATACCAGAGTCTTTTCTAATTAAAGTGGGACTGCATCAAGGATCAACActaagtcctttcatttttactgtcgtTATGGAGGAAATCTCTAAATCCATCTGGGAGACTGTACCATGGTCCATGCTTTTCACTGACGATATAGTTTTGGTCGCGGAAACCAAGGAGGAGGCTAATAGTAAATTAGAAGAGTGGAGGGAAGCCTTGGAGGGTAAGGGGTTGCGCATAAGTCGTACGAAGACAGAATACTTGCGATGCAATTTCAGTGGGACAGAATCAATAGGGGATCTGGAGGTGACCATAGAGGGAGAAGTTGTTGCATGTACatccaagttcaaatatttgggatcg ACCGACGTTGTTATATGGGACAGAATATTGGCTTGTAAAGAAGGTTTTCGAACAGAGGATGAAAGAAACAAAAATGCGAATGCTGGGATAGATGTGTG gttgagatggtttgggcatatGCAGAGAAAGACCCATGACACCCCAAtaagaaggatcgaatgcatcatagtggagggtaagagaagtcgaggaaaaCCTAGGAGAATGTGGGAGGAACAGTTTAAAAGTGACCTgcatgaacttcacctctccAAGGACCTGATCAAGGATAGGGCAATTGGTGGCGCCTcatccacgtcttag
- the LOC130810120 gene encoding uncharacterized protein LOC130810120 yields MGNNTTPHQAESGSSMKKPRPLVRIALLLMSHRVIVSFLCCIAGVIALLLLPVLAKNTYISENALMPGSAKPMLSSQDVLDADKLVAEILSLSLDHKSAEFEIPRILMKCLQDLGAEAGQFLFYPQPNKFHPLHFFSSQGNDLNQENSTCNNLAVSTVGIIRAPQGDGKEAIIIVTPYNPMKLDAGDAVSLGVGYSVFSLLTQVTWLAKDIIWLAADSRYGEHESVAAWLMEYYAPTFDSSGKSYTRLCSARSYNLESEDNHFVSVESLESFRRAGTMAAALIIKVTDGNKHAQESVSIYAEASNGQMPNLDLINVVNYLAVHHQGLNVRVGKLSSLLESKCLEMVGGTIEYLGNLARSLNPGWGFGIPVGEYVEGIATLVSSLYAQALGVPTGPHGAFRDYQVDAVTLAISPKASLYSSGERSKLLLRSGRLVEGVIRSVNNLLEKFHQSFFLYLLTGPSKFVSVGVYMIAFALLIAPLPVVAASLYSDAVTSNPKSDNVALDLSRISWRWLHAAKTVFVIHSWAVVVALLPYYICQIPNRTSVSCSISWILLSFFSLHFFYIVLGSPYSTFKSSLEHNKEWAVLKSVTIAAAFIGLSLMSVVNFAAAEIEALLLVPFCLMAQPLKLDIRNRSLKTYTRIVCNVIFGLSLFPPIAFFLINGFVDGFNSFNVGDFWVWVESLWLRNSATYLYVVLVHLPCWVLCIHILLHPC; encoded by the exons ATGGGGAACAACACTACTCCTCATCAGGCAGAATCTGGGTCTTCCATGAAGAAACCTCGTCCTCTTGTCCGCATTGCGCTTCTTCTCATGTCTCATCGCGTCATTGTCAG TTTTCTTTGCTGTATTGCTGGGGTGATTGCTCTTTTACTCTTGCCTGTTCttgcaaaaaacacttacatTTCAGAAAATGCCCTTATGCCAG GTTCTGCAAAACCCATGCTCTCTAGTCAGGACGTTTTAGATGCTGACAAACTTGTTGCTGAGATATTGAGCTTGAGCTTGGATCACAAATCGGCAGAATT TGAAATACCAAGGATATTAATGAAGTGTTTGCAAGACTTGGGTGCTGAAGCTGGCCAATTTCTGTTCTATCCTCAGCCTAATAAGTTTCATCCTCTCCATTTCTTTTCTAGTCAAGGCAATGACCTGAATCAAGAAAACAGTACCTGTAATAATCTAGCTGTTAGCACTGTTGGTATAATTAGGGCTCCACAGGGTGATGGAAAGGAAGCGATAATCATAGTGACTCCTTATAATCCTATGAAGCTTGATGCTGGGGATGCTGTATCATTGGGCGTTGGATACTCTGTTTTCTCACTGCTGACACAAGTTACATGGTTGGCAAAGGACATTATTTGGCTTGCGGCAGATTCTCGATATGGTGAGCATGAATCTGTTGCTGCCTGGTTAATGGAGTATTATGCCCCTACATTTGATAGCTCTGGAAAATCTTACACTAGATTGTGCTCTGCAAGAAGCTATAATCTGGAATCTGAGGACAATCATTTTGTAAGTGTAGAATCACTTGAGAGCTTTAGACGTGCTGGTACTATGGCTGCTGCTCTGATAATTAAAGTTACTGATGGAAACAAGCATGCTCAGGAAAGTGTTAGCATTTATGCGGAGGCATCTAATGGACAAATGCCAAATCTCGATCTCATAAATGTTGTGAATTATTTGGCAGTGCATCATCAGGGTCTGAATGTAAGGGTGGGAAAATTGTCGTCTTTATTGGAGTCCAAGTGTTTGGAAATGGTTGGTGGAACAATTGAGTATCTAGGAAACCTGGCTAGAAGCTTAAATCCTGGTTGGGGCTTTGGTATACCTGTTGGCGAATATGTTGAAGGAATTGCTACTCTTGTGAGTTCATTGTATGCTCAG gCATTAGGTGTTCCAACGGGTCCCCATGGTGCTTTCCGTGATTACCAAGTTGATGCTGTGACACTGGCAATTTCTCCTAAAGCCTCACTATATAGCAGTGGCGAGCGAAGTAAATTGCTATTACGCAGTGGACG TTTGGTCGAAGGCGTTATTAGATCAGTGAACAACCTACTCGAAAAGTTCCACCAGTCATTTTTTCTTTACCTTCTAACTGGACCCAGCAAATTTGTTTCGGTTGGAGTTTACATGATCGCTTTTGCGCTCCTTATTGCTCCACTACCCGTGGTTGCCGCTTCTCTTTATTCTGATGCTGTAACAAGTAATCCAAAATCGGACAATGTCGCGTTGGACTTATCTCGTATATCATGGAGGTGGCTTCATGCTGCTAAAACCGTGTTTGTGATTCATTCATGGGCAGTTGTTGTAGCATTACTTCCCTATTACATATGTCAAATACCGAACAGGACATCGGTATCGTGTTCTATTTCTTGGATTTTGCTGTCTTTTTTCAGCTTGCACTTCTTTTACATAGTCTTAGGCTCCCCTTACTCAACCTTCAAGTCATCGCTCGAGCATAACAAGGAATGGGCTGTCTTGAAATCTGTTACGATAGCAGCTGCCTTCATCGGTTTGTCTCTCATGTCTGTCGTAAACTTTGCAGCCGCAGAAATCGAAGCTTTGTTGTTAGTACCATTTTGTTTGATGGCACAGCCTTTGAAACTAGATATACGAAACCGGAGCCTGAAGACTTACACCAGAATTGTTTGCAATGTGATCTTCGGATTGAGCTTGTTTCCGCCAATTGCTTTCTTTTTGATAAACGGGTTTGTCGACGGATTCAACAGCTTCAATGTCGGCGATTTTTGGGTTTGGGTCGAGTCTCTTTGGCTTCGGAATAGTGCAACTTATCTATATGTTGTTTTGGTTCACCTTCCATGTTGGGTGTTATGCATTCATATCTTATTACATCCTTGTTAA
- the LOC130810121 gene encoding abscisic stress-ripening protein 2-like, giving the protein MSEHHHHHHGLFHHKKDEEKPVEAVVYSETTTYSDTGYGGGYTETTTAVIASQEPEKNYEKEVREHKHKEHMGELGALAAGAFALHEKHKAKKDPEHAHSHKIGEGLAAAAAVGATGYTLHEHHEKKEAKEDLKDHEGKHHHHLF; this is encoded by the exons ATGTCTGAGCATCATCACCATCACCACGGGCTTTTCCACCAcaaaaaagatgaagaaaagCCCGTGGAAGCCGTGGTCTACTCGGAAACCACCACCTATTCAGACACCGGATATGGTGGTGGCTACACCGAGACAACGACCGCGGTGATCGCGTCACAGGAACCCGAGAAAAACTATGAGAAGGAAGTGAGGGAACATAAACATAAGGAGCATATGGGTGAGCTTGGTGCTCTTGCGGCTGGTGCCTTTGCTTTG CATGAGAAGCACAAGGCAAAGAAAGACCCAGAACATGCTCACAGTCACAAAATAGGAGAAGGCTTAGCAGCAGCTGCAGCAGTTGGAGCAACTGGCTATACTTTGCATGAACACCATGAAAAGAAAGAAGCTAAGGAGGATCTTAAAGACCATGAAGGAAAACACCACCACCACCTCTTCTAA